A region from the Kryptolebias marmoratus isolate JLee-2015 linkage group LG9, ASM164957v2, whole genome shotgun sequence genome encodes:
- the irf2 gene encoding interferon regulatory factor 2 isoform X1, producing MPVERMRMRPWLEEQINSCQIPGLKWVNKEMRIFQIPWMHAARHGWDLEKDAPLFMRWAIHTGKYQPGVDRPDPKTWKANFRCAMNSLPDIEEVKDKSIKKGTNAFRVYKMLSSSERSLKKGKKKAEKEGKSKGNKEGASLSLSEMYAGAADAVKQETLKEEAVELTVADSGSGVHSWVEDHLITSENLPYVCQTIEVITETEEQTVSSSHSYPLQISPVSSCCGSDTESDTEDTKEGISSAWKHDYNTVLRIPSGSLPGMATFVTPSKPNFRVTSMKDPTPLISYNVDSWTPTYNQNTLVSPASSHEMRASVIRKTSDVTSS from the exons ATGCCTGTAGAGCGAATGAGGATGCGGCCATGGCTGGAGGAACAGATCAACTCCTGTCAGATCCCGGGTCTGAAGTGGGTTAACAAA GAAATGAGGATCTTTCAGATTCCCTGGATGCACGCTGCACGCCACGGCTGGGACCTGGAGAAAGATGCTCCGCTCTTTATGAGATGGGCCATACATACTG GTAAATACCAGCCGGGCGTCGACCGGCCTGACCCAAAAACATGGAAGGCTAATTTCCGCTGCGCCATGAACAGCCTTCCAGACATCGAGGAGGTGAAGGACAAAAGCATCAAAAAGGGAACAAATGCATTTAGAGTTTATAAAATGCTCTCGTCCTCAGAGAGAAGCTTGAAGAAAG GAAAGAAGAAGGCAGAAAAGGAGGGAAAGTCAAAGGGAAATAAAGAG gGCGCTTCTCTGTCCCTTTCTGAAATGTATGCTGGAGCTGCTGACGctgtcaaacaggaaacactcAAAGAGGAGGCAGTTGAGCTCACAGTCGCTGACAGTGGATCAG GGGTCCACAGTTGGGTAGAGGACCACCTGATCACCAGTGAGAATTTGCCGTACGTCTGTCAGACGATTGAAGTGATCACAGAAACTGAAGAGCAGACCGTCAGTTCCTCCCACTCATACCCTCTCCAGATCTCCCCTGTGTCCTCCTGCTGCG GCAGCGACACGGAGAGCGATACAGAAGACACAAAAGAG GGTATCAGCTCAGCGTGGAAACACGACTACAACACAGTTCTCAGGATCCCCTCAGGTTCTTTACCTGGGATGGCCACGTTCGTCACCCCGAGCAAGCCCAACTTCAGGGTCACCAGCATGAAAGACCCCACGCCACTCATCAGCTACAACGTCGACAGCTGGACGCCCACCTACAACCAGAACACTCTTGTGTCTCCGGCAAGCAGCCACGAGATGCGCGCGAGTGTCATTAGGAAAACATCTGATGTCACCTcctcctga
- the irf2 gene encoding interferon regulatory factor 2 isoform X2: MPVERMRMRPWLEEQINSCQIPGLKWVNKEMRIFQIPWMHAARHGWDLEKDAPLFMRWAIHTGKYQPGVDRPDPKTWKANFRCAMNSLPDIEEVKDKSIKKGTNAFRVYKMLSSSERSLKKGE; this comes from the exons ATGCCTGTAGAGCGAATGAGGATGCGGCCATGGCTGGAGGAACAGATCAACTCCTGTCAGATCCCGGGTCTGAAGTGGGTTAACAAA GAAATGAGGATCTTTCAGATTCCCTGGATGCACGCTGCACGCCACGGCTGGGACCTGGAGAAAGATGCTCCGCTCTTTATGAGATGGGCCATACATACTG GTAAATACCAGCCGGGCGTCGACCGGCCTGACCCAAAAACATGGAAGGCTAATTTCCGCTGCGCCATGAACAGCCTTCCAGACATCGAGGAGGTGAAGGACAAAAGCATCAAAAAGGGAACAAATGCATTTAGAGTTTATAAAATGCTCTCGTCCTCAGAGAGAAGCTTGAAGAAAGGTGAGTAA